Proteins encoded by one window of Salvia splendens isolate huo1 chromosome 5, SspV2, whole genome shotgun sequence:
- the LOC121805476 gene encoding uncharacterized protein LOC121805476, with translation MVPSSTICFRLSLLALLFAFSAAAALVEDGELVNGDFETPPTGGFSSEAGISDGPVSIPGWKTNGTVEVVESGQKQGGMILIVPQGAHAVRLGNDAEISQEVAVEKGALYSVTFSAARTCAQLESLNVSVPPASQTIDLQTLYSIQGWDTYAWAFQAAEAEARVVFRNPGMEDDPTCGPIIDDIAIKKLFVPDRPKDNAVVNGDFEEGPWMFRNESLGVLLPTNLDEETSSLPGWMVESNRAVRYVDSNHFTVPGGKRAVELLSGKEGIISQMVETKPNKPYRLTFSLGQGGDACKQPLAVMVFAGDQAENIHYTPDSNSTFQTANVNFTSKAERTRVAFYSVYYNTRTDDLSSLCGPVVDDVRVELSGSSKARFGGLGFMLLMVLMLV, from the exons ATGGTTCCCAGCTCTACAATATGCTTCCGCCTCTCTCTACTTGCATTACTCTTCGCTTTCTCAGCTGCTGCTGCTCTGGTTGAAGACG GGGAACTAGTGAATGGAGACTTCGAAACCCCGCCAACAGGCGGGTTCTCCTCGGAGGCGGGGATCTCTGACGGTCCCGTCTCGATCCCCGGGTGGAAGACCAATGGGAcggtggaggtggtggagtcAGGACAGAAGCAGGGCGGCATGATCCTGATCGTGCCGCAGGGGGCCCATGCAGTGAGGCTGGGGAATGACGCCGAGATCAGCCAGGAGGTGGCGGTCGAGAAGGGGGCCCTCTACTCCGTCACGTTCAGCGCCGCCCGCACATGTGCCCAGCTCGAGTCCTTGAACGTGTCGGTGCCCCCGGCATCCCAGACCATCGATCTGCAGACGTTGTACAGCATCCAAGGCTGGGATACCTACGCCTGGGCGTTTCAAGCAGCGGAGGCAGAGGCGCGAGTTGTGTTTCGGAATCCCGGCATGGAGGATGACCCCACATGTGGCCCCATCATCGACGATATTGCCATCAAGAAGTTGTTTGTGCCGGATAGGCCGAAAG ATAACGCGGTTGTAAATGGCGATTTCGAGGAGGGGCCGTGGATGTTTAGGAACGAGTCGTTGGGTGTCCTCCTTCCGACCAATCTCGATGAGGAGACATCCTCTCTACCGGGTTGGATGGTGGAGTCGAACAGAGCCGTGCGCTATGTGGACTCCAACCACTTCACCGTCCCCGGGGGCAAACGAGCAGTGGAGTTGCTATCGGGGAAGGAGGGGATAATCTCCCAGATGGTGGAAACCAAGCCGAACAAGCCATATAGGCTGACGTTCTCCTTGGGCCAGGGGGGAGATGCCTGCAAGCAGCCGTTGGCGGTGATGGTTTTTGCCGGTGATCAAGCTGAGAACATACATTACACTCCTGACTCCAACTCCACCTTCCAGACAGCGAATGTGAACTTCACGTCCAAGGCGGAGAGGACGCGCGTGGCCTTCTACAGTGTGTACTACAACACGAGGACGGATGACCTGAGCTCGTTGTGTGGCCCTGTTGTGGATGATGTTAGAGTTGAGCTTTCGGGGTCGAGCAAGGCTAGGTTTGGGGGATTGGGATTCATGTTGTTGATGGTTTTGATGTTGGTGTAG